The following proteins are co-located in the Clostridiales bacterium genome:
- a CDS encoding ArsC family transcriptional regulator, whose translation MNIQIFGKSKCFDTKKAERYFKERGVKYQLFDLLQKGMSRGELNSVKQAVGGYDNLIDPGCKDKQLLGLIKYLREEDQGEKILDNPKVIRTPVVRNGNKATVGYEAEIWKTWE comes from the coding sequence ATGAATATACAAATATTTGGAAAGTCGAAATGCTTCGACACAAAGAAGGCGGAACGATATTTCAAAGAACGGGGGGTCAAATATCAACTCTTTGACCTTCTTCAAAAAGGCATGAGCAGAGGGGAACTCAATAGTGTGAAACAAGCGGTGGGGGGATATGACAATCTCATTGATCCTGGCTGTAAAGATAAGCAGCTGTTGGGGCTGATTAAGTATCTCAGGGAAGAAGATCAGGGTGAAAAAATTCTTGATAATCCAAAAGTAATCAGAACGCCGGTTGTTCGGAATGGTAATAAAGCGACGGTTGGTTATGAAGCTGAGATCTGGAAAACCTGGGAATAG
- a CDS encoding pyridoxamine 5'-phosphate oxidase family protein, giving the protein MDYQKAATYWIEKDEKGVHMDPEMILSKMETFILAHNTCALATGCGDFVRCTPIEYNYKDRKFWLLSEGGLKFHALENNKNVCLAIFDSFAGFGQLGGMQVSGIAEIVEPWTDEYLDLLAFRKIPVENMKRLPTTMYMIKITPVRIDFLCSEFQKSGFDIRQHLYF; this is encoded by the coding sequence ATGGATTATCAGAAAGCGGCTACCTACTGGATCGAAAAGGATGAAAAGGGGGTCCATATGGACCCTGAAATGATCTTGTCCAAGATGGAAACATTCATTTTGGCACATAATACCTGTGCCTTGGCCACGGGCTGCGGCGATTTTGTTCGCTGTACCCCCATCGAATATAATTATAAGGATCGGAAATTTTGGCTGCTTTCCGAGGGAGGATTAAAGTTTCATGCACTGGAGAACAACAAAAATGTGTGCCTTGCCATCTTTGACAGCTTTGCTGGTTTTGGTCAATTAGGCGGGATGCAAGTCTCCGGAATCGCGGAGATTGTAGAACCATGGACGGATGAATACCTGGATTTGCTCGCGTTTCGAAAAATTCCTGTTGAGAATATGAAACGGCTGCCGACCACCATGTACATGATTAAAATTACGCCTGTTCGCATTGATTTTCTTTGTTCGGAATTTCAAAAGTCAGGATTTGATATTCGCCAGCATTTGTACTTTTAA
- a CDS encoding MATE family efflux transporter, which yields MNLERIQNNKIKTILQFSIPSIIAMVLTSLITVADGYFIGNYVGKEGLAAINLGLPIIYLYLATGLMVSVGGVAIAGMALGSKDIEKCNRVFNQTMCTAMVSTILLSIVMLPLLNSMLSILNVNTQVAGYFKGYYGIMLLELPIMVINTSFGMFIRGEGKPQYFMQVNIINVLLNILLDYIFIRWFGFGIKGIAIASLLSAFVALLCILYFFTRKSSIYKFHKFTFSSQVLSSTLLNGSSEFVGEMSMSISMFAYNYVILRVVGVDGVTAFTIVGYIAYIFSMVMIGFGQGASPLISFSYGAKEHLLAASLRKATNLMVLLVGAVVLFLVLFGSEWYSNLFVKSDLVIQMVRSGVIIYSVSFLFSGMNIISSFYFTSIGKAKESAIISSARGFVILLICIFTLPSLFGMAGVWLVAPLTEAITLLLSLYFINTESRN from the coding sequence ATGAACTTAGAGAGGATTCAAAACAATAAAATCAAAACAATTTTGCAGTTTTCCATACCATCAATTATCGCGATGGTACTGACTTCACTGATTACGGTTGCTGATGGTTATTTTATCGGCAATTATGTTGGAAAAGAAGGCCTTGCGGCGATTAATCTCGGACTGCCCATCATCTATTTATACCTAGCAACGGGTCTCATGGTGTCGGTAGGCGGCGTAGCAATTGCCGGAATGGCTCTTGGCAGTAAGGATATCGAAAAGTGCAACCGTGTTTTTAATCAGACGATGTGTACCGCAATGGTTTCAACCATACTGCTGAGCATCGTCATGCTGCCCCTTCTTAATTCAATGCTTTCTATCTTGAATGTGAACACACAGGTGGCAGGATATTTTAAAGGCTATTATGGTATTATGCTGCTGGAGCTTCCGATTATGGTAATCAATACGTCCTTCGGTATGTTTATCCGGGGTGAGGGAAAACCACAGTACTTTATGCAGGTCAACATTATAAATGTTCTGCTTAATATTTTGCTAGATTATATCTTTATCCGCTGGTTTGGCTTTGGGATAAAGGGTATTGCTATTGCATCATTGCTTTCAGCATTTGTTGCGCTATTATGCATTCTCTACTTTTTCACCAGAAAGTCAAGTATTTACAAATTTCATAAATTCACGTTTTCGAGTCAGGTGCTTTCCAGCACACTCCTCAATGGCAGCTCGGAATTTGTTGGCGAAATGTCAATGAGCATTTCTATGTTTGCTTATAACTACGTAATTTTAAGAGTTGTCGGTGTTGACGGTGTAACTGCATTTACCATCGTGGGTTATATTGCCTATATCTTCAGCATGGTGATGATCGGCTTTGGCCAAGGTGCAAGCCCGCTCATCAGTTTTTCATATGGTGCGAAAGAACATTTACTTGCTGCTAGCCTGCGTAAGGCAACTAACCTCATGGTGCTGCTTGTGGGAGCAGTCGTGCTTTTTCTAGTATTGTTTGGATCTGAGTGGTACAGCAATCTGTTTGTTAAAAGCGATCTAGTGATTCAGATGGTGCGCTCTGGCGTAATAATCTATTCAGTTTCATTCCTGTTTTCAGGAATGAATATTATCTCATCTTTTTATTTTACATCGATCGGAAAGGCGAAAGAATCAGCAATCATATCTTCCGCACGTGGTTTCGTCATTTTGTTAATTTGTATTTTTACGTTACCATCACTTTTTGGCATGGCAGGAGTATGGCTTGTTGCACCCCTTACAGAAGCAATAACCTTACTTTTGAGTTTGTATTTTATAAATACAGAAAGTCGAAACTGA
- a CDS encoding AraC family transcriptional regulator, whose product MITNESINRAIDYILNHINENMSVDEIASHCNFSRFYFSRMFKMETGESIYEFITRVRMEQSAFRLKVERRRSITDISCDYGYSSSNYSSAFRQHHKLSPMEFRRSIKQNSLVNPIYKTGNIGLESFEVCNKKISLTVLQDFPVIYERFKGNYGDLSFHWGAFQEKYKEYITEETLLVERTYDDPSITNINECLYDICLSAPKGYPMENTYVLKGGKFAVYHFKGFVTQIYTSYQSIFNVWLPQSNCQIDDRYGFEIYRKINCDSMYMEIDLYIPIK is encoded by the coding sequence ATGATAACCAACGAATCGATCAATCGTGCAATTGACTATATCTTAAATCATATCAATGAAAATATGTCTGTTGATGAGATTGCCTCTCATTGCAATTTTTCGAGATTTTACTTTTCCAGAATGTTCAAAATGGAAACTGGAGAAAGCATTTATGAATTTATCACGCGGGTGAGAATGGAACAAAGTGCATTTCGGCTGAAGGTTGAAAGACGCAGAAGCATTACCGATATCAGCTGTGATTATGGTTACAGCTCATCAAACTACAGCTCTGCTTTTAGACAGCACCATAAGCTATCACCAATGGAATTTCGTCGCAGTATCAAGCAAAACTCTTTAGTCAACCCAATCTATAAGACAGGGAACATCGGTTTGGAGTCATTTGAGGTCTGTAATAAAAAAATCTCACTAACAGTGCTTCAGGATTTTCCTGTTATCTATGAACGGTTTAAAGGAAATTACGGAGATTTATCATTTCACTGGGGGGCTTTTCAAGAAAAATACAAGGAATACATCACTGAGGAAACGTTACTGGTTGAACGTACATATGATGACCCTTCCATTACCAATATAAACGAATGCCTCTATGATATCTGTTTGAGTGCCCCAAAAGGTTATCCAATGGAAAACACCTATGTGCTGAAGGGTGGAAAATTTGCTGTTTATCATTTTAAAGGTTTCGTAACGCAGATATATACATCTTATCAAAGTATTTTCAATGTGTGGCTACCTCAGAGTAACTGTCAAATCGACGATCGGTACGGATTCGAAATTTACAGAAAAATAAACTGCGACTCAATGTACATGGAAATTGATCTTTATATTCCAATCAAATAG
- a CDS encoding HAMP domain-containing histidine kinase — protein sequence MNFFWKIFFSTIIISSVTFSIGSYFMIDSQFRSSLSREISASFEENDILCYALKQEFKTEYTMPYHSEKYYELVVAEKQIIEKIAQSVTINTSKGNIPFRLNDDSFRSIFSSSTLDIDNQMLSRLSSDKKGYEIVKLGHDYFLHTASPLIFQKETLYLENFRNITFLFENRSEQYRRFNYLVLTMIMTCGAVVFLVTRWLTKPLKYLSRATRQIANGHFDQRVKLLSRDEIGKLSKDFNKMAVKLEQTVEELKDATRRQEDFIGSFAHELKTPLTSMIGYADMLRSKKMDQEQIILSADYIFKEGKRLESLSMKLLEMIVLQKQDFTMKRVYATDYFDEIGGIMYPALKEENIELISFAEDAVLQIEPDLMKTVCMNLVDNARKSMDHGGKIVFSGKWCKDEYRISVEDTGKGMEESELSKITEAFYMVDKSRARAQGGAGLGLAICADIVRMHHAKMEFASSPGKGTCVTIMLREAKKI from the coding sequence ATGAATTTTTTCTGGAAAATTTTCTTCAGCACTATTATAATTTCCTCAGTAACATTCAGTATTGGCAGTTACTTCATGATCGATTCTCAATTTCGTTCTTCGCTAAGCCGTGAAATCAGTGCTTCGTTTGAAGAAAATGATATCCTGTGTTATGCCTTGAAACAGGAATTCAAAACGGAGTATACAATGCCGTATCATTCAGAAAAGTACTATGAACTGGTTGTGGCTGAAAAACAAATCATTGAGAAGATTGCGCAATCCGTAACCATCAATACTTCAAAAGGAAACATCCCTTTTCGATTAAATGATGATTCTTTTCGCTCAATTTTCAGCAGCAGCACACTTGATATTGATAATCAAATGTTAAGTCGATTATCTTCTGATAAAAAAGGATATGAAATTGTGAAGTTGGGTCATGATTATTTCCTGCATACTGCAAGTCCGCTGATCTTCCAAAAGGAAACCTTGTATCTTGAAAACTTTCGGAACATCACGTTCTTATTTGAAAACCGTTCAGAACAGTACAGGCGCTTTAACTATCTTGTACTGACAATGATCATGACATGCGGAGCTGTTGTCTTTCTGGTGACTCGCTGGCTGACAAAACCATTGAAATACCTTTCCCGGGCAACGAGACAGATTGCAAACGGTCATTTTGATCAGCGGGTCAAGCTTCTAAGCAGGGATGAAATTGGCAAGCTTTCAAAAGATTTTAATAAAATGGCTGTCAAATTGGAACAAACAGTGGAGGAATTAAAAGATGCCACACGGAGGCAGGAGGATTTCATTGGCAGCTTTGCCCATGAATTGAAAACACCGCTCACTTCGATGATCGGATATGCGGATATGCTGCGATCCAAAAAAATGGATCAGGAGCAGATTATTTTATCGGCAGACTATATTTTTAAAGAGGGAAAGAGGCTTGAGTCTCTTTCCATGAAGCTGCTGGAAATGATCGTACTGCAAAAGCAGGACTTTACGATGAAGAGGGTCTATGCAACGGACTATTTTGATGAAATCGGTGGGATTATGTATCCTGCCCTGAAGGAGGAAAACATAGAATTGATCAGCTTTGCAGAGGATGCTGTTTTGCAGATCGAACCGGATTTGATGAAAACGGTCTGCATGAATCTGGTGGATAACGCAAGAAAATCTATGGATCATGGCGGTAAAATTGTATTTTCCGGCAAATGGTGCAAAGATGAATATCGGATTTCAGTGGAGGACACCGGAAAAGGGATGGAGGAATCCGAGCTTTCGAAAATCACCGAAGCTTTTTACATGGTGGACAAGTCAAGGGCCAGAGCTCAGGGTGGAGCAGGACTTGGACTTGCCATCTGCGCCGATATTGTTAGAATGCATCATGCAAAGATGGAGTTTGCAAGCAGTCCGGGAAAAGGTACTTGCGTAACCATAATGCTGAGGGAGGCAAAGAAGATATGA
- a CDS encoding M15 family metallopeptidase: protein MRQTKPGQQGRSSSIRKNKNWRKTPLGIILIVMCVTAFLSGRALAESNDSQYITVKTNQTAITTGQTSSGPIQSAKTPKTENTDAWNLVLVNKTHPIKENNPIQLVQLKNGQAIDERAYPELQAMMDDARAAGLSPYICSSYRTNEKQTTLYNNQVNQYRKRGYSEADAAAEAGKWVAIPGTSEHQIGLAVDIVAKSYQVLDKKQESTAEQRWLMENCHKYGFILRYPSEKSEITGIGYEPWHYRYVGKDAAAAIMKEGKCLEEYLDGLSSSIAGAI, encoded by the coding sequence ATGAGACAAACGAAACCAGGACAACAAGGCAGATCCAGCAGTATCAGAAAGAACAAGAACTGGAGAAAAACCCCGTTGGGCATCATACTTATTGTAATGTGTGTTACAGCATTTCTGAGTGGAAGGGCATTGGCAGAATCAAATGACAGTCAGTATATCACCGTGAAAACCAACCAGACTGCGATAACGACCGGGCAAACCAGTTCTGGCCCGATTCAGTCGGCAAAGACACCGAAAACTGAAAATACAGACGCTTGGAATCTAGTATTGGTGAATAAGACACATCCGATCAAGGAGAACAATCCTATTCAATTGGTTCAACTGAAAAACGGACAGGCAATCGACGAAAGGGCGTATCCGGAGCTGCAAGCGATGATGGATGATGCCCGTGCCGCGGGACTATCTCCCTATATCTGCTCCTCCTATCGAACCAATGAAAAGCAGACAACGCTTTATAACAATCAGGTGAATCAGTACAGGAAACGGGGATATTCAGAAGCAGATGCTGCAGCGGAAGCGGGAAAATGGGTTGCAATACCGGGTACTAGCGAACATCAAATCGGGTTGGCAGTTGATATTGTCGCAAAGAGTTATCAGGTGCTGGATAAAAAACAGGAGAGCACTGCGGAACAGCGCTGGCTCATGGAGAATTGTCACAAATATGGTTTCATTCTGAGATACCCGTCGGAAAAATCCGAGATTACAGGCATTGGCTATGAGCCATGGCATTACCGGTATGTGGGAAAAGATGCAGCTGCGGCAATCATGAAAGAGGGAAAATGCCTCGAGGAATATCTGGATGGACTTAGCAGCAGCATAGCAGGAGCAATTTGA
- a CDS encoding PLP-dependent aminotransferase family protein, producing the protein MWNPKIIDTDKILYIAIADAIERDIHLGILKPDEKMPPQRSLAKTIGVNLTTISRAYHEAQKRGLISGAIGSGTFVLHQNKNNSALPEILQNDEEIIELGLVGSIKVNGYEPSKLLKAVADDPTLDSLLDYVPSQGLPRHRAAAAGWIRQYGIDADPDRIVICAGAMHAMNCCLLGLFEPGDRIAVDALTFTGFKNAAQLSHMKLEPIAMDSEGMIPDSLESMCKKHHIKGIYLMPNMQNPTATVMSAQRKRAIAEIILKYGLISIEDDIYNFTNLKDRTALSALVPDHGIFICGISKVFFPGLRIAYAVVPKRFLHKFTQTVTNTVWMAPTISAELVTRIIESGTAEEMIRKKRQVIARRLQLAKDALDGFSFQAAENSVFLWLNLPEGWSCADFENTALMNRVRVISAYKFYVGSQLPPNAVRVSLGSVKDDAQLIKGLNVLVQILNQNPLLTSPIM; encoded by the coding sequence ATGTGGAATCCGAAAATAATTGATACTGACAAAATTCTCTATATAGCAATCGCAGATGCAATAGAACGAGACATTCATCTTGGAATTCTTAAGCCAGATGAAAAAATGCCTCCGCAGAGATCCCTTGCCAAGACAATCGGAGTGAATCTTACTACGATTTCGAGAGCATATCATGAAGCACAGAAGAGAGGGCTCATTTCAGGTGCCATCGGAAGCGGAACCTTTGTGCTGCATCAAAATAAAAACAACAGTGCCTTACCGGAAATTCTGCAAAATGATGAGGAAATCATCGAGCTTGGTCTGGTGGGTTCCATAAAAGTGAATGGTTATGAACCGTCAAAGCTGCTAAAAGCCGTTGCGGATGATCCAACGCTGGATTCTCTGCTTGACTATGTACCGAGCCAGGGTCTTCCAAGACATAGAGCGGCGGCGGCGGGTTGGATTCGGCAATATGGGATTGATGCTGATCCCGATCGAATTGTAATCTGTGCGGGAGCCATGCATGCGATGAACTGCTGCCTTCTTGGACTTTTCGAACCGGGGGATAGAATTGCAGTGGATGCACTAACCTTCACCGGATTTAAGAATGCAGCCCAGCTGAGTCACATGAAGCTGGAGCCCATCGCTATGGATTCAGAAGGGATGATTCCAGATAGTCTCGAAAGCATGTGCAAAAAGCACCACATAAAAGGGATCTATCTGATGCCGAATATGCAAAACCCCACTGCGACGGTGATGTCAGCACAGAGAAAGCGGGCCATTGCGGAAATAATACTGAAATATGGATTGATATCGATTGAAGATGACATCTATAATTTTACAAACCTGAAAGACCGGACAGCACTGAGCGCCCTTGTACCGGATCATGGAATCTTTATCTGCGGCATTTCAAAAGTCTTCTTCCCGGGCCTCAGGATTGCTTATGCTGTTGTTCCAAAGCGATTTTTGCACAAATTTACGCAGACTGTTACCAATACAGTATGGATGGCTCCAACCATAAGTGCTGAGCTTGTTACGAGGATCATTGAGAGCGGGACAGCCGAAGAAATGATCAGAAAGAAAAGGCAAGTAATCGCCCGCAGACTTCAGCTTGCAAAAGATGCACTGGATGGCTTTTCTTTTCAGGCTGCTGAAAACAGTGTGTTTTTATGGCTTAACCTTCCGGAAGGCTGGTCTTGTGCAGACTTTGAGAATACAGCTTTGATGAATCGTGTCAGAGTGATATCCGCATATAAGTTTTATGTTGGCAGCCAGCTGCCTCCAAACGCTGTGAGAGTTTCGCTGGGCTCGGTAAAGGATGATGCGCAGCTGATAAAAGGACTCAATGTTTTGGTACAAATTTTGAATCAAAATCCGCTGCTTACTTCACCGATCATGTAG
- a CDS encoding DUF1275 domain-containing protein — MKIEKRRANKKQNRDRHISESFHVAAILAISGGYMDAYTYLVRGEVFANAQTGNIVLLGIKIMDGKIAEAANYLIPIMAFAVGILMAELIRNKDSLFQRADWRQIVLIIEISALIIAAFLPVGSMDTPANTLISFVSALQMGSFRYVNGNAFVSTMCTGNLRSGTQCLYHHVFKGDKAMRTRWMHYYGIIFFFIAGAAMGAWATHQLSDGISIGNWYAAQFSGQVILGSCLLLAVAVWRVRERKGQNQRMKNRKRM; from the coding sequence ATGAAGATAGAAAAACGCAGAGCGAATAAAAAACAAAATCGGGACAGGCATATCTCAGAGTCGTTCCATGTGGCAGCGATATTGGCAATTTCAGGCGGTTATATGGATGCTTATACCTATCTTGTCAGGGGTGAGGTCTTTGCAAATGCCCAGACGGGAAATATCGTTCTGCTCGGGATCAAAATAATGGATGGCAAAATTGCAGAGGCTGCAAATTATCTGATCCCAATTATGGCATTTGCTGTGGGAATTTTAATGGCAGAGCTGATTCGGAATAAAGACAGCCTATTTCAGAGAGCCGACTGGAGGCAGATTGTACTTATCATTGAAATTTCAGCCCTGATCATTGCAGCATTTCTTCCTGTCGGTTCCATGGACACTCCCGCAAACACATTGATCTCCTTTGTCAGCGCGCTGCAAATGGGGAGCTTTCGGTATGTAAACGGAAATGCTTTTGTGTCAACAATGTGCACCGGCAACCTGAGGAGCGGTACACAATGCTTGTATCATCATGTGTTCAAAGGGGATAAAGCCATGAGAACCAGATGGATGCATTATTACGGAATCATATTCTTTTTCATTGCCGGAGCTGCAATGGGGGCATGGGCTACGCATCAACTCTCTGACGGAATTTCCATTGGCAATTGGTACGCAGCGCAATTCTCAGGACAGGTGATCTTGGGAAGTTGTCTGTTGCTTGCAGTGGCCGTTTGGCGGGTGAGGGAGAGGAAGGGACAAAACCAAAGAATGAAAAATAGAAAACGGATGTAA
- a CDS encoding glycosyl hydrolase codes for MEAIMKSMITDKNLYRQKAKELVAQMTLSEKAGLCSGSDCWNLKELERLGLPSITMMDGPHGLRKQIGVTDNLGIGDSVPSVCFPTASALACSFDRELACSVGRAMGEECVQEEVAVILGPGVNQKRSPLCGRNFEYFSEDPILSGELAASMIQGIQSTGTGASLKHFAVNNQEKRRMSVNAVVDERTLRETYLRAFEIAVKKGKPYTVMCSYNRLNGTYCSENKYLMTDILREEWGFDGVVVSDWGAVHDRVLGIKAGLDIEMPGNQGFNDRKLVAAIVKTGPSKGHLSQTTENQKPSLEGLSPTTENQKLSLEDLNRAAERVSELILRSMSEKKTDGGCDLEKHHQLAIRAAEQSSVLLKNDENLLPGNKNQKAAVIGAFAKTPRYQGAGSSKINPIKIETPWDAFMESGLNAEYSPGYSLLWNKSKGSFLKQTQIKEGANKRSKENTFRQSEQDAFIQNACAAAAGKDIVYLFAGLPEGYESEGFDRTDMHLPEEQNRLIEAVSACNPNVVVILMGGAPMELPWIGKVKSVLLAYLGGEGVGKAVVNLLLGIEVPCGKLAETWPLKLEDCPSYHYFPGGRLTVEHRESIYVGYRYYEKAERPVLFPFGHGLSYVDFTYSNLETDRKTCRFGEMLNLTFSVTNQGNRAARETVLIFAVHENEVVFLPKKELKEFVKIHLNPGETKQISIALDTAVFGYYNTLIKDWYAPSGTYQILIGPSSKGCPLTAEIHMRSPNLPQPDLRQRAPSYYRLPKNEMIIPTQEFEALYGRTLPIGDNRVSRPYTMEHTIEDIRHTAIGKIMNWYADRLAREAARAEEGQEGMMAATFKEMPFFSIVASDEKIISERMMEGILDLLNGHNIRGLWKLLNKE; via the coding sequence ATGGAGGCTATTATGAAATCAATGATTACAGACAAGAACTTATACAGACAAAAAGCGAAAGAGCTGGTTGCGCAGATGACACTATCGGAAAAAGCAGGCCTGTGCTCCGGCAGTGACTGCTGGAATCTAAAGGAGCTGGAACGTTTAGGACTCCCATCCATAACAATGATGGATGGCCCCCATGGCCTCAGAAAGCAAATCGGCGTTACGGATAATTTAGGAATCGGAGACAGCGTTCCTTCTGTTTGCTTTCCCACAGCCAGTGCCCTTGCCTGCAGCTTTGACCGCGAGCTCGCCTGCAGCGTGGGGAGAGCCATGGGTGAGGAGTGTGTTCAGGAAGAGGTAGCCGTTATTCTCGGTCCCGGCGTCAATCAGAAAAGAAGTCCCCTCTGCGGACGAAATTTTGAATACTTCAGCGAAGATCCTATTCTTTCGGGTGAACTTGCAGCTAGTATGATACAGGGAATCCAGAGCACCGGAACCGGTGCCTCTTTAAAACACTTTGCAGTCAACAATCAGGAAAAAAGAAGGATGTCTGTCAATGCGGTGGTTGATGAACGAACCCTAAGGGAGACCTATCTGAGAGCCTTTGAAATTGCCGTAAAAAAGGGGAAACCATATACGGTTATGTGCTCCTATAACCGGCTGAACGGAACGTATTGCAGTGAAAACAAATATCTTATGACAGATATCCTGAGAGAAGAATGGGGTTTTGACGGCGTCGTTGTCTCTGATTGGGGCGCTGTACATGACAGGGTTCTTGGGATCAAGGCAGGACTCGATATTGAAATGCCTGGGAACCAAGGTTTTAATGACCGGAAGCTCGTAGCTGCTATTGTGAAAACGGGGCCTTCAAAAGGGCATCTGAGTCAGACAACTGAAAATCAGAAACCGTCTCTGGAAGGCCTGAGTCCGACAACTGAAAATCAGAAACTGTCTCTAGAAGACCTGAACAGGGCAGCAGAAAGAGTGAGCGAGCTGATCCTGAGAAGTATGTCCGAGAAGAAAACAGACGGGGGTTGTGATCTGGAGAAGCACCATCAACTGGCAATTCGTGCGGCGGAGCAATCCTCTGTCTTGCTAAAAAATGATGAGAATTTACTTCCGGGAAATAAGAACCAAAAGGCTGCTGTTATTGGCGCCTTTGCAAAAACACCGCGATATCAAGGGGCAGGAAGCTCAAAGATTAATCCGATCAAGATTGAAACTCCCTGGGATGCTTTTATGGAATCCGGCCTGAATGCTGAATATTCTCCGGGGTACTCTTTGCTATGGAACAAATCAAAAGGTTCTTTTTTGAAGCAGACGCAAATCAAAGAAGGCGCTAACAAACGAAGCAAAGAGAACACCTTCAGACAAAGCGAACAGGACGCGTTTATCCAGAATGCCTGCGCGGCAGCCGCAGGAAAGGACATTGTGTATCTGTTTGCCGGATTACCTGAGGGTTATGAATCAGAGGGCTTCGACAGGACGGATATGCACCTGCCTGAGGAACAGAACCGATTAATTGAAGCAGTCAGTGCCTGTAACCCCAATGTTGTTGTGATCCTTATGGGCGGCGCTCCCATGGAGCTGCCCTGGATTGGAAAGGTCAAGTCGGTGCTTCTTGCTTATCTTGGAGGGGAGGGTGTGGGCAAGGCAGTAGTGAATCTGCTCCTTGGCATCGAGGTTCCCTGTGGAAAGCTTGCGGAAACCTGGCCCCTCAAGCTGGAGGATTGCCCTTCCTACCATTATTTTCCCGGCGGAAGACTTACTGTGGAGCATAGAGAAAGCATCTATGTAGGATACCGTTACTATGAAAAGGCTGAAAGGCCGGTATTATTTCCCTTTGGCCATGGTCTTTCCTATGTGGATTTCACCTATTCCAATCTGGAAACAGACCGGAAGACCTGCCGTTTTGGAGAAATGCTGAACCTGACATTTTCCGTTACAAATCAAGGCAACCGAGCTGCACGGGAAACTGTCCTTATCTTTGCTGTGCACGAAAATGAAGTGGTTTTTTTACCAAAGAAGGAATTGAAGGAATTCGTTAAAATCCATCTCAATCCCGGAGAAACAAAACAGATTTCCATCGCGCTTGATACTGCTGTTTTCGGATATTACAACACTCTCATCAAGGATTGGTATGCCCCCAGCGGTACCTATCAGATTTTGATTGGTCCATCTTCAAAGGGCTGCCCACTTACAGCAGAAATACATATGAGGAGCCCCAATCTGCCACAGCCAGATCTCCGCCAAAGAGCACCTTCTTACTATCGATTGCCCAAGAATGAAATGATCATTCCAACCCAGGAGTTCGAAGCATTGTATGGAAGGACCCTCCCCATCGGGGATAACCGGGTATCAAGACCATATACCATGGAGCATACCATAGAAGACATCCGCCATACTGCAATCGGCAAGATTATGAATTGGTATGCAGACCGGCTTGCCCGAGAGGCGGCAAGAGCAGAAGAAGGTCAGGAAGGTATGATGGCTGCCACCTTTAAGGAAATGCCTTTCTTTTCTATCGTTGCCTCAGATGAAAAGATCATCTCTGAGCGCATGATGGAAGGCATTCTTGATTTGCTCAACGGGCATAACATCAGAGGGCTTTGGAAACTGCTGAACAAGGAATGA